DNA from Prunus persica cultivar Lovell chromosome G6, Prunus_persica_NCBIv2, whole genome shotgun sequence:
GTTCACAGAAGCAGACCTCATATCAGTTAAAATTCCAGGTGACATCCCAGGATATTTATTGTacaaataaatagtaattagaTGATCCAACACTGCATCCCCAAGAAATTCCAACCGCTGCACAACAAAGAATATACTTCTGAGAAGAACAGATAATACGTTGAAAGATCACAGATCATGAGATAGTCATGTTTGGCctatgatttaaaaaaatgtttaagCAAGGATGAGCACAAAAAAACTGCTGCGTAGGGCATCAAATTTCCATAATGTAAAATATGGCGCAACAAACAGATGGAATCCCAAAAGATTGAAATGGAATAAAGtacattttgtattttcatgCATGTcagtgaaagagagagagagagggaaggaGGGATGGAGAGGGAAAAGAGAATGAGAGtagaaatcaaatcaatttaaGCAAAGAAGCACCGTTAGTGTGTTAGCATATCACATACGAGGAAGTTGGCATACATGATACGCATGGAATGAATTTCATCGTCATTGTATGTACCTGATAACATCCTGGAATTTCAGGAAGCATGTATGAACCATGGGTTAGTGCTTCCACTAGAAGAGAAGGATCACGGAATGAGTAATTTAATAGGGACTCTACATGTCTGACATTAACAAGCTTCTCTGGTTGCACTTGGAAGTGCCTACCATATGGTATATGGACAGAATCAACCTTTATACCAACCCAATTCATGAAATACATGGCAGCTATTTCACCACCAGTGCTAAGAAATGCACCAATTAGTGCCTCAACAACATCAGCAACACTCTTGCTTTTTACCTTCCTTCTTTCCCTGAAGTAAATTCTTCTTTCATTAGAAAGCAACTCCTCATTTAGTAAATGACTTTCAGAATAATCTCCTGGTATAATCCACTTTTTTGGATCAAAAGACTCGTTACGTATAAAGCCctacaatatgaaaaaatggCAAACGATCATAAATACAGAAAatgatttatttaaaaatcaacaaaacctATAAGCGGAAATGAATTCGTTGTCAGGAAGCTGTGAAAAAAGTTCTTACATTATCCTGATAACAGTTTTATGAGCACAACTAATGAGGGTAACAAAATTGAGAACATGAACAGaaaatagaataaataaatgttaCCGGAAGTTTGCGTTCACATCCAAGCTTGCAAAGGGCAGCATTAGAAACTATCTTGTCCTTCTTTACACTGAGAAGGCCTTCATGATTAGTTTGATAGGTTTTAAAGAGCTGATGACTAGCAGCATATTTTAGAAATGAATCTCCAAGAGCCTCTAGGGATTCCAAATGGAACTTCTCTTGGCACTTTTTTGTTGTAATAGCTTCCAAGACCTACATATACGtatcaataaaataatcaaaaatTTCTGGATAAGGAGTTTAAGAAACAAAGACTACAACATGTTTACTGATATAGCTTCCATATTCAAGTGACAAAATACCAAGACCTTAATGATACAAAGACTACAACATGTTTACTAATATAATATCTATTATTCAGATGTTTTACTCAAACCTTGCTCCATTATACTCGTAGAACCACTAACAATAATCAATTTGTCTTATAACAGGAAAACACAAAGGCAGAAGTAAAAGAGAAGACAAGGGAAGGCTCGTCATAAGTAACCCCATTTAATGATTTGTGTGCATAGAAAAGTGCCTTCTTGATTCAGAAatgtttcattttaaaaataaataaaaaaccaaagtaTCATAATACTATTTAAAATGTAGTATATTTACCTTAGTCGTtggaataataatattttgcaTGCAATTAtccaaaacaatttttttcaagtTGACAGCAAGAAGTAAAGCCTCCAGGTGATGCATAATTGACGgaataaatgagaatgaatatAAAGTGCTGACTGATATGGGTGACATAATAATAGAGCAAAGTTCCGGCGGCAACTCAACAGATGTATGACTCGATTCTGCAACGAAAAAACACATTAAGTATATTATAACAATAATTAAGCATGAGAAACAAGAACTGGATCCAAAACACAATAAATTGCCCTAAGTGATACCATTGAgcaattttcaaacttttgcCTCATTCTTATGAAAAGACCATGTATGCTGGCCACATAAATGGCCTTCTGGTTTAATAACTGAAATGTCATGTCACAGTGCAAGAATTTTGTGCTCTTTACAGAATCAAAAATGCATGGTTAAAGatatccaaaaaaattcactgATTGTAGTCATTCAAAATCCACTGACTTTCAGTTGAATaagtgataaaataaaataaagacaaaCCTTAAATTTGTATAACTCACACaatgaataaaacaaaaagaaaacaattacaACCTTCAAAGCAATAACTAACATATGCATTCCCTTTTCCCCTAAATCTAATGATAAAATAGCAGAGGGGACAACTAAACATAACAGACAAGACTAATTAGTATTACAAAACACTTGGCATTCTTATCTACCATGAGAATCTAACACAAAATATGTAAGAATATCATACCTTTTTCTGTCTGTTGTCTGCACCTCTGAAGATAATTTTGTACCTGGAAAACACGTCTCCCTTTCAGCAACAACTGTTGATCAAAACACAAGTTAATCCTATGCCTGCAATAAGGGAAAAATACTAGAGTTATTCACAAATGGCTAGGTTATTATATAAAACACACTCAAAGTTGAtgaagttcttttctttttgcatacTTCattaagttcttttctttttttgaaacaCAGGTTCATTAATGACATGCAAACACAAGGGatacggaaaaaaaaaaacacagaccGTTCTTCATAGTACTTCTTGTAGGTAAGGGCTCTGCCATCCCTAAGACTAAGAAGTGAGTTTCCATTCAACTCGCCCAACAAACCAGTGATGCAATATAAGGTACCATTATGAGGAGTACAGACCAAGGAATTCTGGATCATGCAAGTACAAACGACGCCGCTTTTGGTATATATCCAATTCGGTAGAGAACAATCTACATGATCCTTAGAATATTCTTCACATGGAAACAATACAGATGTAATGCATTTCCAATCAATTATCAGAGGTCTCTGAGGTACTTTGGTCCCTGGGAGCAAAAGATAATCAACCCCAATTTGTCCTCCCAAACAAAGTCCATCTAAaacttcttccaacttattcAAATTGTGATCCATTAGAATTCGGAAAATTGTGATTTGGAACTTTCTGCAAAGAAGTACCTACCAAATAAAATCATACAAACAGGGTAACACATTAATTTATCTTATGCATCTTATAATACTTAAAAAGTaacgaaaaaacaaaacattaccTGCTCTGAACTAAGATGAATCTCTCCAACATATTTAAAGTTCATAGTTAAAGTACCTCTGCCAACTTCTAAGTCAAAATGCATATTTGCAATATCGCAATCAAGCTCACTCCTCATACCAAGTACAATATCATGAACTGGAATATCATATCCAAAATTCTGATTCAACTCAATTAAGTAACAATGATACGATATACTAGCATCATTTGAGCAAAAAGGCTTGACCAGTTCGACTGGGACATAACTGGATTGTACATCATCATAAGGCTCACACCCTGCACAcaacaaaaatggaagaaaaataaatttacgcAACAGCGAGTGTTTCAAACTAATAATGTTACACGTATAAGACACAATCAAAGCATAGGCAGATAAAGGTTAGAGAGGTTACCAAGCTCCTGTGTGCCTTCTTCCTCAACAATATCGGGAACAAGATTATCTGTTAAAGCGCCAATTTGGTGAAGTTGCTTACAAGCTTCAAAGCATGCAATCTGCTTCAGAATTTTAACATTCCCTTCTACATGAACATCAGGTATTGGACAACTCTTGGGAAGATGCAGAGTGCAGGTCTCCTTATCCCACCTTGGAGCAGGtttaaaatatctgaaaaagagtgtaagaaattaaaaaatcatatgaaaaaaattcatgaatgGAATACTTAGCAGCATTAAAGTATAGAGTGTTCCACAGTTCCACTAAACTAACCCATCAGAAGGGAGCCGTGAGCAATAGAAGTACATCAACTGAATAGAGGAACCAAGGGTCAAGCTTGCTCCAGTACTTTCAACACGATAAAAGTCATCATCCTGCAAATTGATTTCCAGAGATGTGCAGGGAAGAGAAGAATGGAGTAAGGACTCTTTTCTCATTATATCTCCGCTTGCTAGATAATTTTGTAGTCGAGAATGTGTATTCCGATCGCCactgaagaaaacaaaaagattagACAAAGTACACAAAATAAGAGAGTAAAATCTGAAATTCCTTGGACAAACTTGTCAAGTTTCATAAGCCGCGACAATGCCACCAAGAGAAAAGTTAGGGAAGACATTAATTTCAGGGAGACTTTTCAAATCCATGCCCCATACAAACAGATATGAGAGGTCGTATGGGAAATGAAATGATACAAATAGAACAATTACCTTTTCACCATTAATACATAATCAGAGTTTTGCATCCTTGCACGACCTCTAGACTGTATGAAACTACAAACAGTGGAAGAAGGATCAAATCTAATCACCAAATTGCAGCTTTGAACATCTAAACCTTCTTCAAGAATCGATGTTGCAACAATGATGTTTACCTGAAACATATACATTTGCAAGATCAAACATGGCAATTGGTAAGAGACATGATACTGTGATTCTGAAAGGACAAAAGTAAGCATACCATGCCATTACGAAATTCTTCAACAATCTCGTTCTGCTTTTTTCTGGTTTGGGATTGCATCCCACTGTTATTTCCCGCAATATATTTTGTCTTCCAGTCATTGTGTTTAGGAAGAAAGTTACTCAATAGAGATTCAATGACGACAGCTGTTATGACCCTCTCCACAAATATTATACATCTCAAATCCGTCAATCCCCTAAGAAATTCAGTACATCTAAAGTTCAAATGAGGGAAAATGTAACTTTATAATTAaacattatatatacatgtgtgtgtgagtAAATCTGAGAGTGTGGCAATTGATttacccaaagaaaaaaaactgagaaGTACATTCCAAATGAGGAACACATCTAGATCTGAAAAAATTCCAAACCATTCTACATTTATTCACAAACATAAAAAGTCACTCAGGCCATGTCAACCTGTATTCGAGAAGCAATTGGATGAGACAGACAACTTTGGAAGTTAGAAAGCCCTTATCCAAATCGTATGTAACATCATCAGCAATAGTCCACTTTGGATCTAAAGGAAAGGCgtaaaggaaaaggaaagaaggaaacAATGTAAGCAGTAATGacaaatcaaaatcacaaaagTACTTAAATGAGCTTAAATAGACATACCAGATGGTAGAAAAGATGCAAATGCTTGGTAGGCTTCGAAGCTAAAATTTCTAACAATTTGATCACCCAACACATCCAGTTTCTCCCATGAAAACAAGTCAGTTTCTTTGTGTGAAAAGGACCAAGCAGCCTGtttctcaaatgcaaatcCAATTATTTCTGTTATCCATTTCCAAGGACAGCAAAAGAAAAGCCAAGGATAATAATTAATACCTTTGAAGCCAGCCAAACACCAAGTTCATCCAAACAAAAAGTTAAAGCTGAAAAAAACTTCATCATCTTTCTGCTTATGGATTCCGATGTAGATTGACTGAGATCCAAACTTTTTAGCGACAGTTCATGCTGGAAAGCAGTAAAACAATTGTCAATGATATCAGAGAAACATTCTAGCGCTTtgcaaattaaaaagtaagaaTATATGATTAAATAAGAATATATGCCTTTAAAAAACAATCACAAAGACACGAACATTACACTCCTTAACCTCCAAgcgaaagaaaagaagaaagtacaGCATGAATATTCATTCAAGTTTTGAATTACAGAGGTTTGCACAAAATTTCAGCCCCAAAAAAGCTATTTCTCAGTGCTAAGAAATCGTCAGATGATCCTCTACCTCTATGCATTTCCCTTTTTACATGCATCATACTGGGAAAAAACAATTCTAGTTTTGCATTAAAAATACACaccttttctttcaaattcttCAACTGGTTTGTTATATGTGCATACAAGGCATATGGAATCTCCTTGTGCCTGTAATATTTAAACTTTGGAATCGAATGTGGTATAAACTCAGCAAGCACAGATTCACTAACACATGTATACACCTTGAACCATCAACAAAAAGCGGAGGAAAGAAAAGGGTTAGTGATCTTAAACATGTTGAAGAAATGATAGATTAAAGCCACAAATAATGAAGAAGAGACTACTGTAAAGCAATTCTGCTATGGAAAGTAAAAATTCATGTATGAAGAAAGCTGAAGAAGGAACAAGAAAAATGTCTACAACGAACCATGGTAAAATGACTAAATAAATACAACATTTTCTAACAAATACATGGTTCAGAACATTCATGTGCTCTAGGCACATCCAAACAAACGTAAAAAGGTTCCAAGGACTTTCCCTTTGTAAATCACATAAAATGAGAGATGAAGAAACCAATATTAGATTAagtttttgttcaataaaCATATGCATACAACTCCCTAGCACCAAAAGGGAAAGTACCATACGCTTAATACCATGGCAGCAACATGACAACAAATAGATTCAACTTGGACATGGCGGATGGCTATAAGTATATTTTTAAACATCCTAGacatcaacaaaagaaaaggttttttttatctttaataGGACCAGAGAAATAGAGTCTAGAGTTCTCCTTTGAGGAATCAACTATATTTGGTAACCCTAATACAATGCTAAAGTAATTCAAAGGTAGAACTAAAACGGTTTGTCAATTATAGACCCTGTAATGTTACCTTTCAAGTCAAACATATAAGCACTAACGGGTTTTGTTGGTTTACCACTACTCTCAAAAGCTTGAGCTTTTAGAAATGGGCCGCTAACTGTTCCACATTCTAGCACTTCTCTAACATATGGACCTCTCTCCACCACCACAGGGTCCcataattatacatatattaggAGGTTGCAATTGCATGAATCCAAATTTAGGATCTCTTACCTTGATACTATGTAAAGTTTTTTAGTCTACCATTGTCACTAAAAGCTTTGAAGAACCAAAAGGAGGtgaggaagaaggaaaataggAGGGGAAACGTGAGAGATTTTCCTCAAATGAACAGAATCAACCTTTGAATTCATCAGGGCCTCAAGTTCATCAATTATTTTCCAATAGAATGACTCTGACTTTCCACCtatatccaaaaatatatatattcgtgAAAAACAGAATAAAAAGGATAAGCATTTAATAATATAGtagatataaattatataaaatacttTCAAGGCAATATACCTTTTGACTTTATGGGGGAAGCAGTCATTCCAAATATTCTTGGAAGTTCAGCTGCATCAGAATGTAGTTGACGATGAAAGAAGTCCTGCACATCAGCCAAATCCTTCAAGCA
Protein-coding regions in this window:
- the LOC18772497 gene encoding endoribonuclease Dicer homolog 2; protein product: MMSAEATEPVDMEMDGIQLSADPLPFARSYQLEALEAAIKQNTIVFLETGSGKTLIAIMLLRSYAYMLRKPSPFVAVFLVPQVVLVKQQAEALKMHTDLKVGMYWGDMGVDFWEADMWKQQIEKYEVLVMTPAILLSNLRHSFFKLSMIKVLILDECHHARGNHPYACIMKDFFHRQLHSDAAELPRIFGMTASPIKSKGGKSESFYWKIIDELEALMNSKVYTCVSESVLAEFIPHSIPKFKYYRHKEIPYALYAHITNQLKNLKEKHELSLKSLDLSQSTSESISRKMMKFFSALTFCLDELGVWLASKAAWSFSHKETDLFSWEKLDVLGDQIVRNFSFEAYQAFASFLPSDPKWTIADDVTYDLDKGFLTSKVVCLIQLLLEYRGLTDLRCIIFVERVITAVVIESLLSNFLPKHNDWKTKYIAGNNSGMQSQTRKKQNEIVEEFRNGMVNIIVATSILEEGLDVQSCNLVIRFDPSSTVCSFIQSRGRARMQNSDYVLMVKSGDRNTHSRLQNYLASGDIMRKESLLHSSLPCTSLEINLQDDDFYRVESTGASLTLGSSIQLMYFYCSRLPSDGYFKPAPRWDKETCTLHLPKSCPIPDVHVEGNVKILKQIACFEACKQLHQIGALTDNLVPDIVEEEGTQELGCEPYDDVQSSYVPVELVKPFCSNDASISYHCYLIELNQNFGYDIPVHDIVLGMRSELDCDIANMHFDLEVGRGTLTMNFKYVGEIHLSSEQVLLCRKFQITIFRILMDHNLNKLEEVLDGLCLGGQIGVDYLLLPGTKVPQRPLIIDWKCITSVLFPCEEYSKDHVDCSLPNWIYTKSGVVCTCMIQNSLVCTPHNGTLYCITGLLGELNGNSLLSLRDGRALTYKKYYEERHRINLCFDQQLLLKGRRVFQVQNYLQRCRQQTEKESSHTSVELPPELCSIIMSPISVSTLYSFSFIPSIMHHLEALLLAVNLKKIVLDNCMQNIIIPTTKVLEAITTKKCQEKFHLESLEALGDSFLKYAASHQLFKTYQTNHEGLLSVKKDKIVSNAALCKLGCERKLPGFIRNESFDPKKWIIPGDYSESHLLNEELLSNERRIYFRERRKVKSKSVADVVEALIGAFLSTGGEIAAMYFMNWVGIKVDSVHIPYGRHFQVQPEKLVNVRHVESLLNYSFRDPSLLVEALTHGSYMLPEIPGCYQRLEFLGDAVLDHLITIYLYNKYPGMSPGILTDMRSASVNNDCYARSAIKAGLHKHILHASHKLHKDIVYTIENFERLSSESTFGWESETSFPKVLGDVIESLAGAIFVDSGYDKKIVFQSISPLIQPLVTPETMRLHPVRELNEHCQKMHYNLKKPVKSFQNNVATVTIEVEANGYTYKHSSTASNKKTALKLACKEVLRSLKESI